In a single window of the Cucumis melo cultivar AY chromosome 11, USDA_Cmelo_AY_1.0, whole genome shotgun sequence genome:
- the LOC103497403 gene encoding thioredoxin-like protein YLS8: MSYLLPHLHSGWAVDQAILAEEERLVVIRFGHDWDETCMQMDEVLASVAETIKNFAVIYLVDITEVPDFNTMYELYDPSTVMFFFRNKHIMIDLGTGNNNKINWALKDKQEFIDIIETVYRGARKGRGLVIAPKDYSTKYRY, from the exons ATGTCGTACTTGCTGCCACATCTTCATTCAGGATGGGCTGTTGACCAAGCAATCCTTGCAGAAGAAGAGCGTCTTGTGGTCATTCGTTTTGGTCATGATTGGGATGAAACTTGTATGCAG ATGGATGAAGTGTTGGCCTCAGTGGCAGAGACGATTAAGAACTTTGCTGTAATATACCTTGTGGATATCACAGAGGTTCCCGACTTCAACACAATGTACGAGCTGTATGATCCTTCCACCGTTATGTTTTTCTTTAGGAACAAGCACATAATGATTGATCTTGGAACTGGAAACAACAATAAGATAAACTGGGCACTTAAGGACAAGCAGGAGTTCATTGATATCATTGAAACAGTCTACCGTGGAGCAAGGAAAGGACGTGGTTTAGTCATTGCACCTAAGGACTATTCAACCAAATATCGCTACTAA